A stretch of the Streptomyces sp. NBC_00078 genome encodes the following:
- a CDS encoding alpha/beta fold hydrolase — protein sequence MDTGTRTADTHEIELSAGTIAYEDTGGDGPVLVLLHGLMMDASLWEGPVADLSADHRCVAPTLPLGAHRHPMRADAELSLPMAARLVAEFLDRLDLREVTLVGNDTGGALVQFVMADGDDRVGRAVLVSCDAFDNFPPGLTGRVLVATGRLSPRLFGLFMQQMRVRFVRRLPIAFGRLTKRGDAACARWMRPVLGQPDIRRDAVRLLRTADRATRRLLEATAERLPLFDRPALVVWASEDRVMPPEHGRRLAALLPEGRLVEVDDGYTLLPLDRPAELARIIREFVRSTDASRTRATTPKDDRGRPGPTV from the coding sequence ATGGACACCGGTACCCGGACCGCGGACACCCACGAGATCGAACTGTCCGCGGGCACGATCGCGTACGAGGACACCGGCGGCGACGGTCCCGTGCTGGTGCTGCTGCACGGACTGATGATGGACGCCTCGCTGTGGGAGGGGCCGGTGGCCGACCTGTCCGCCGACCACCGGTGCGTCGCCCCGACCCTGCCCCTGGGAGCGCACCGTCACCCGATGCGCGCCGACGCGGAGCTGTCGCTGCCGATGGCGGCGCGGCTCGTCGCCGAGTTCCTGGATCGGCTGGACCTGCGAGAGGTCACCCTGGTCGGGAACGACACCGGCGGGGCGCTCGTGCAGTTCGTCATGGCCGACGGCGATGACCGGGTGGGGCGGGCGGTGCTCGTGTCCTGCGACGCGTTCGACAACTTCCCACCGGGGCTGACCGGCCGGGTCCTGGTGGCCACCGGTCGTCTCTCGCCGCGTCTGTTCGGGCTGTTCATGCAGCAGATGAGGGTGCGGTTCGTGCGCCGTCTGCCGATCGCGTTCGGCCGGCTGACCAAGCGGGGCGACGCGGCCTGCGCGCGCTGGATGCGGCCGGTGCTGGGGCAGCCGGACATCCGCCGGGACGCCGTACGCCTGTTGCGTACGGCGGACCGGGCGACCCGTCGCCTGCTGGAAGCCACCGCGGAGCGCCTGCCGCTCTTCGACCGGCCTGCCCTGGTGGTCTGGGCGAGCGAGGACCGGGTGATGCCGCCCGAGCACGGCCGGCGCCTCGCCGCACTGCTGCCCGAGGGCCGGCTGGTCGAGGTGGACGACGGGTACACGCTGCTCCCCCTGGACCGGCCGGCGGAACTGGCCCGCATCATCCGGGAGTTCGTCCGTTCCACGGATGCGTCACGGACGCGGGCCACGACGCCGAAGGATGACCGGGGCCGGCCAGGTCCGACCGTGTGA
- a CDS encoding TIGR03943 family protein codes for MKRHVQVLLLVLTGLGLLHTALFSDLCLRYVKEGLRPLLIASGVLLLLLGLTGAALDHTDPEDDDQGHAPDDDRAPNHEHAPDHEDDHRHEHDHGHDHSTAPRIAWLLFVPALSLLFYAPPALGAYTASHAKNKAVKHEQRFDPLPATTPLPLTLTDFTARVQQDREQAIRGRSISMTGFVTPAGPGGGWYLTRIIFTCCAADSQSVKVRMYGTPAPPANTWLAVTGNWHPRGTLGTKSATAALDIHRTERIPPPVNAFTDDLPLTPS; via the coding sequence GTGAAGCGCCATGTACAGGTCCTCCTGCTCGTCCTGACCGGCCTGGGGCTGCTGCACACCGCCCTGTTCAGCGACCTCTGTCTGCGCTACGTCAAGGAGGGCCTGCGCCCCCTGCTCATCGCCTCCGGCGTACTGCTCCTGCTGCTGGGCCTCACGGGTGCCGCGCTGGACCACACGGACCCGGAAGACGACGACCAGGGACACGCCCCCGACGATGACCGCGCCCCCAACCACGAGCACGCCCCCGACCACGAAGACGACCACAGGCACGAACACGATCACGGGCACGACCACTCCACCGCCCCCCGCATCGCCTGGCTGCTGTTCGTGCCCGCGCTCAGCCTGCTCTTCTACGCTCCGCCCGCCCTCGGCGCGTACACGGCCTCGCACGCGAAAAACAAGGCCGTGAAGCATGAGCAGCGGTTCGACCCGCTGCCCGCGACCACACCCCTGCCGCTGACTCTCACGGACTTCACCGCCCGGGTCCAGCAGGACCGCGAACAGGCCATCAGGGGCCGCAGCATCAGCATGACCGGATTCGTCACCCCCGCAGGACCGGGCGGCGGCTGGTATCTGACCCGGATCATCTTCACCTGCTGCGCGGCCGACTCCCAGTCGGTCAAGGTGCGGATGTACGGGACTCCCGCACCGCCCGCCAACACCTGGCTGGCCGTCACCGGAAACTGGCACCCGAGAGGAACGCTCGGCACGAAGTCCGCGACGGCGGCCCTCGACATCCACCGCACCGAACGCATCCCGCCGCCCGTCAACGCGTTTACGGACGACCTTCCGCTGACTCCTTCGTGA
- a CDS encoding permease: MQKTDELVDVAPPSVIVAPDAHPRRHLTRWPPSVGIATAAGLVAVLVLTGGGWLRQPAVAAWRTVCLAITVQALPFLLLGTALSGAINAFVPADLFTRILPRRPALAVPVAGLAGVVLPGCECASVPVANSLIRRGVNPAAAFAFLLSAPAINPIVLTATAVAFPGNPAMVAARLVASLLTAAAMGWLWLWLGREEWLRPAVRHTGHRPGHSRWKEFRLGFRHDFLHAGGFLVLGAMAAATFNVAVPSSVLDTFSGSPWLSVLFLAGLAVLLAVCSEADAFVAASLTGFSPTARLAFMVVGPMVDLKLIALQTGTFGRAFALRFSTATTAVAVVASGVIGGALL, encoded by the coding sequence ATGCAAAAAACGGATGAACTGGTTGATGTGGCGCCCCCCTCGGTGATCGTCGCGCCGGACGCTCACCCGAGACGGCACCTCACCAGATGGCCCCCGTCCGTCGGCATCGCCACGGCGGCCGGCCTGGTGGCGGTGCTCGTGCTCACCGGCGGAGGATGGCTGCGCCAGCCCGCTGTCGCGGCCTGGCGCACGGTCTGTCTGGCCATCACCGTCCAGGCGCTGCCTTTCCTTCTTCTGGGTACGGCCCTGTCGGGGGCGATCAACGCCTTCGTACCGGCCGACCTGTTCACCAGGATCCTGCCCAGGCGCCCCGCACTCGCGGTCCCGGTGGCCGGCCTCGCGGGCGTCGTGCTGCCGGGCTGCGAGTGCGCCTCGGTGCCGGTCGCGAACAGTCTGATCCGCCGCGGCGTCAACCCGGCCGCGGCCTTCGCCTTCCTCCTCTCCGCTCCCGCGATCAACCCGATCGTGCTCACCGCCACGGCCGTCGCCTTCCCGGGAAACCCCGCCATGGTCGCGGCCCGACTGGTCGCCTCCCTCCTCACCGCGGCCGCGATGGGCTGGCTGTGGCTGTGGCTGGGACGCGAGGAGTGGCTGCGCCCCGCCGTCCGGCACACCGGCCACCGGCCGGGCCACAGCCGCTGGAAGGAGTTCCGCCTCGGCTTCCGGCACGACTTCCTGCACGCCGGCGGCTTCCTGGTGCTGGGCGCCATGGCCGCGGCCACGTTCAACGTGGCGGTGCCGAGCTCGGTCCTCGACACCTTCTCCGGCTCGCCCTGGCTGTCGGTGCTCTTCCTGGCCGGTCTCGCCGTCCTGCTCGCCGTCTGCTCGGAGGCCGACGCCTTCGTCGCAGCCTCCCTCACCGGCTTCTCGCCCACCGCCCGGCTGGCCTTCATGGTGGTCGGACCGATGGTCGACCTGAAGCTGATCGCCCTTCAGACGGGCACGTTCGGCCGGGCCTTCGCACTCCGCTTCTCCACCGCGACGACGGCCGTCGCCGTCGTCGCGAGCGGTGTGATCGGAGGCGCGCTGCTGTGA
- a CDS encoding LysR family substrate-binding domain-containing protein, whose protein sequence is MTGTEASQTFRLAYVPGATPAKWVRIWNERLPDIPLTLLAVPAAEASGALRAGDADAGLLRLPVDRTFFSAIPLYTETTVVMVPKDHLITAADEVSVEDLAEEVVLHPLDDVFDWDRPPGEPAFERPATTEDAVELVAAGIGLLIVPQSLARLHHRRDLTYRPLVDGPGSGVALVWPEEATTDMVEDFIGIVRGRTVNSSRGRTATAPESQDKVGDTAAVRRKPTAAKTTGRNPRSGSGVSKGAKRRKPRRRA, encoded by the coding sequence GTGACAGGCACGGAAGCATCCCAGACGTTCCGGCTCGCGTACGTCCCGGGAGCGACGCCCGCCAAGTGGGTGCGGATCTGGAACGAGCGCCTGCCCGACATCCCCCTGACCCTCCTCGCCGTACCGGCCGCCGAGGCGTCCGGCGCACTGCGCGCCGGTGACGCCGACGCGGGACTCCTGCGGCTGCCGGTGGACCGTACGTTCTTCAGCGCCATCCCTCTCTACACCGAGACCACGGTCGTCATGGTCCCCAAGGACCACCTGATCACCGCGGCGGACGAGGTGAGCGTCGAGGACCTCGCGGAGGAGGTCGTCCTCCACCCGCTCGACGACGTCTTCGACTGGGACCGGCCGCCGGGAGAGCCCGCCTTCGAGCGCCCCGCCACCACGGAGGACGCCGTCGAACTCGTAGCGGCGGGCATCGGCCTCCTGATCGTCCCCCAGTCCCTGGCCCGCCTCCACCACCGCAGGGACCTCACCTACCGGCCGCTCGTGGACGGCCCCGGCTCGGGCGTCGCCCTGGTCTGGCCCGAGGAGGCGACCACGGACATGGTCGAGGACTTCATCGGCATCGTCCGCGGCCGCACGGTCAACAGCTCCCGGGGCCGCACGGCGACTGCGCCGGAGTCCCAGGACAAGGTGGGCGACACGGCCGCCGTCCGGCGCAAGCCCACGGCCGCCAAGACGACCGGACGGAACCCTCGCAGTGGATCCGGCGTCTCCAAGGGCGCCAAGCGCAGGAAGCCCCGCCGCCGGGCGTAG
- a CDS encoding DUF5997 family protein codes for MMSHQTTQTMKPATAAKKLGVYLEATPAEFREGVVSRAQLDQLQAEPPEWLRELRANGPHPRPVVAAKLGVSIAGLARGGVTEPLTTDQIDALKQEQPEWLQKERATQAEVRKEGARIKKRNAEREQQSDGPRS; via the coding sequence ATGATGTCGCACCAGACCACCCAGACCATGAAGCCCGCGACCGCGGCGAAGAAGCTGGGTGTGTACCTCGAGGCCACCCCCGCCGAGTTCCGTGAGGGTGTCGTCTCGCGCGCCCAGCTCGACCAGCTCCAGGCCGAGCCGCCCGAGTGGCTGCGCGAGCTTCGGGCCAATGGGCCGCACCCGCGTCCGGTGGTCGCGGCGAAGCTCGGCGTCTCCATCGCGGGCCTTGCGCGCGGCGGGGTCACCGAGCCGCTCACCACGGACCAGATCGACGCACTGAAGCAGGAACAGCCCGAGTGGCTGCAGAAGGAGCGTGCCACCCAGGCCGAGGTCCGCAAGGAGGGGGCACGCATCAAGAAGCGGAACGCCGAGCGCGAGCAGCAGAGCGACGGACCGCGTTCCTGA